Proteins encoded in a region of the Peptococcus niger genome:
- a CDS encoding tRNA (cytidine(34)-2'-O)-methyltransferase has translation MYNIVLFEPRIPQNTGNIARTCAVTGCALHLIKPYAFEITERNLRRAGLTYWEILDLYEYENFEDFMNRKKSGTVHLMSSKGTRLYTETVFQDGDYLLFGREDTGVTKEIHTALAANECRIPMLDIPEARCLNIATSVGIALYEALRQNGFNELR, from the coding sequence AAAATACCGGCAATATTGCGCGCACCTGCGCTGTAACCGGATGTGCTTTACATCTTATCAAGCCTTATGCATTTGAGATTACCGAAAGAAATTTACGGCGCGCCGGATTAACCTACTGGGAGATATTGGACTTGTATGAGTACGAAAACTTTGAGGATTTCATGAACCGTAAAAAATCCGGAACCGTACATCTGATGTCCAGCAAAGGAACGCGACTTTATACAGAGACAGTCTTTCAAGATGGAGATTACCTGCTCTTTGGTCGAGAAGATACCGGTGTAACAAAAGAGATCCATACCGCATTAGCGGCTAATGAATGCCGGATTCCCATGCTGGATATTCCGGAAGCCCGATGTCTTAACATTGCCACCTCCGTTGGCATTGCCTTGTATGAAGCCTTGCGTCAGAATGGTTTTAATGAATTGAGGTAA
- a CDS encoding alpha/beta hydrolase family protein yields the protein MIDFPLNSNVAMKEIQIEDIPGYCFRPKNLAAPYPSIVFYHGWQSNAQRQRFRAGLLASFGYQVFIVDGPFHGQRGAIADTPENVAAYFWRTIDLEVDEFQLLRKAIVHQYGADPERLAVMGHSMGALISLALMTVYPDIVCSVAYNGASDWQWLEDNMASRWHTTMTAIRERRSSLGDISYYSSRYNPWQDRTKLLERPLLLTNGEEDKTIPYAANLRLADYLKQHNTDSNDFHHEIYEGVGHLVTDRMLADGISFLKRYL from the coding sequence ATGATAGATTTTCCGCTTAATTCAAATGTTGCCATGAAAGAAATACAGATTGAAGATATCCCCGGATATTGTTTTCGTCCAAAAAATCTGGCCGCACCATATCCAAGCATTGTTTTCTATCATGGTTGGCAATCCAATGCCCAGCGCCAGCGTTTTCGCGCAGGTCTTTTAGCTTCTTTTGGCTACCAGGTCTTTATTGTTGATGGCCCCTTTCATGGACAGCGGGGGGCCATTGCCGATACGCCGGAAAACGTTGCCGCCTATTTTTGGCGGACCATTGACTTGGAGGTTGATGAATTTCAACTTTTGCGCAAAGCCATCGTTCACCAGTATGGTGCAGATCCGGAACGTCTGGCCGTCATGGGGCATTCCATGGGGGCACTCATTAGCCTGGCGCTTATGACCGTTTATCCGGATATTGTCTGCTCGGTAGCTTATAACGGTGCAAGCGATTGGCAGTGGTTAGAGGACAACATGGCTTCTCGATGGCATACAACGATGACCGCCATTCGGGAAAGGCGGTCATCATTAGGAGACATTTCATACTATTCCAGTCGATACAACCCCTGGCAAGACCGGACAAAATTATTGGAGCGCCCCCTTCTTTTGACCAATGGCGAAGAAGACAAAACCATTCCCTACGCTGCCAACTTGCGCCTGGCCGATTATCTCAAACAGCATAATACTGATTCGAACGATTTCCATCATGAGATTTATGAAGGCGTTGGTCATCTTGTAACAGATCGAATGCTGGCAGATGGCATTTCTTTCTTGAAACGATACTTGTAA
- a CDS encoding tyrosine-type recombinase/integrase — MYEFTPLGEGSFFKRKTGRMAGKFVAERHYLIDGEKKCKAFYATTKKAAKARMASYEEQMYLKLERSQHAYQTDLQEMTTAEWIYCWLITFKQDQTKPSTYTSYLSYLRNQIVPHLDHITLKDLDTMQLQIYYNDRSKDLSPASIRKLNAIVSQALDAAVDYKIIPQNPAPKCKKPKIKKTRPRVLTHEEQEKFLTTLSPTDPFTPIYLTMLGAGLRIGEALALNIQDIDFTKNAIHVSHTLPRQGHYTVHNLPTTKDWEDRYLPLSPPLKTALKAQITRLKELHLIAGKPWTNNTFIFQTSNLTPYCQTNVLKHLKRLLKKAGLPDDITNHTLRHTFATRLVEQGTDISIVKELLGHEDISTTADYYIDISTDLLDAQLEKISAILA; from the coding sequence ATGTATGAGTTTACCCCTTTAGGAGAGGGTAGTTTCTTCAAGCGCAAAACCGGCAGAATGGCCGGTAAATTCGTAGCCGAACGCCATTACCTAATAGACGGCGAAAAGAAATGCAAAGCCTTTTACGCTACCACAAAGAAAGCCGCCAAAGCCCGCATGGCCAGCTACGAAGAGCAAATGTACCTAAAGCTCGAAAGAAGCCAGCACGCCTATCAAACAGACCTCCAAGAGATGACTACCGCAGAATGGATCTATTGCTGGCTCATTACCTTCAAGCAAGACCAAACAAAGCCCTCCACCTATACTAGTTATCTAAGCTACCTCCGCAATCAAATCGTCCCCCACCTAGACCATATCACCCTAAAAGATCTAGACACCATGCAACTCCAAATCTACTATAACGACCGTTCCAAAGACTTAAGCCCCGCCTCCATCCGGAAATTAAACGCCATCGTCAGCCAAGCCCTGGACGCAGCCGTGGACTATAAGATTATCCCACAGAACCCAGCCCCTAAATGTAAAAAGCCCAAAATCAAAAAGACCCGCCCTCGCGTCCTAACCCACGAAGAGCAGGAAAAATTCTTAACAACCCTATCCCCCACCGACCCCTTCACCCCCATCTACCTGACCATGCTCGGCGCAGGGCTAAGAATAGGTGAAGCCTTAGCCCTAAATATCCAAGACATAGACTTCACCAAAAACGCCATCCACGTATCCCATACCTTGCCCCGCCAAGGCCACTACACAGTCCACAACCTCCCCACAACAAAAGACTGGGAAGATAGATACCTACCCCTCTCTCCGCCGCTAAAGACCGCCTTAAAAGCGCAAATAACCCGCCTGAAGGAACTCCATCTCATCGCAGGCAAGCCCTGGACAAATAACACCTTCATATTCCAAACCTCGAACCTAACCCCCTACTGCCAAACCAACGTCCTAAAACACCTAAAACGCCTCCTGAAAAAAGCCGGCCTCCCCGACGACATCACCAACCATACCCTTCGCCACACCTTCGCCACCCGCCTAGTCGAACAAGGAACAGATATTAGCATCGTAAAAGAGCTCCTGGGCCACGAAGACATCTCCACCACCGCCGACTATTACATCGACATTTCCACCGACCTCCTAGACGCCCAACTGGAAAAAATATCTGCTATTTTGGCGTAA
- a CDS encoding ImmA/IrrE family metallo-endopeptidase: protein MYDAAAQQAISLARKLKNKYGDAESICIAKDIHILFTALSRGVTGLHVHTHRMHTIAIQKSLDPYLTRFILGHELGHYFMDKARNKLYIDPYISKNNYIERRADIFSAALILPEKIPEGFADYTSAQLARYYGVPTWTVDLIYKSYFF from the coding sequence ATGTACGACGCCGCAGCCCAGCAAGCGATCAGTCTTGCTAGAAAGCTGAAAAACAAATATGGCGACGCAGAATCCATCTGCATCGCCAAGGATATCCATATTCTGTTTACAGCCCTGAGCCGCGGCGTCACAGGTCTCCATGTCCATACCCACCGCATGCATACAATAGCCATCCAGAAGAGCCTAGATCCTTATTTAACACGCTTTATCCTCGGCCATGAGCTAGGACACTATTTCATGGATAAGGCCAGAAATAAGCTATATATTGACCCCTACATTAGCAAAAATAACTACATCGAGCGCAGAGCAGACATCTTTTCAGCCGCCCTCATTCTACCCGAAAAAATCCCCGAGGGATTTGCTGATTATACAAGCGCCCAACTCGCCCGCTACTATGGCGTCCCTACCTGGACAGTAGACCTTATCTACAAGTCTTATTTTTTTTAG
- a CDS encoding DNA adenine methylase, with protein MTTYYSPLRYPGGKSKLYNYTVALLENNHLIGCTYCEPFAGGAGLALKLLLKGNISRLLLNDLDRSIFAFWATILNDTDAFCEAIADIPVTMNEWYKQKEVQSNKSAANLFDLALSTFFLNRTNVSGIIMGGVIGGYKQTGKYKMNCRFNKPDLIKRIKRISEFKNVISIFNKDAIDFIHNEVNNLDTKNTFVFIDPPYYAKGPTLYLNAFEHSDHQDLANTVQATIKCPYIITYDNHEVIHSMYKELDPEEFSIYYSANKKGNAKEIRMLSQNLAPV; from the coding sequence ATGACTACCTACTACTCTCCCTTGAGATATCCAGGCGGCAAATCGAAGCTCTACAATTACACCGTTGCTCTCTTAGAAAATAATCATTTGATTGGGTGTACCTACTGTGAGCCCTTTGCTGGCGGAGCAGGATTAGCCTTAAAGTTACTGCTAAAAGGTAACATATCTCGCTTGCTATTAAATGATTTAGATAGGTCTATTTTTGCTTTTTGGGCAACGATTTTAAACGATACAGATGCCTTTTGCGAAGCAATCGCTGACATCCCGGTAACCATGAACGAATGGTACAAACAAAAAGAAGTTCAAAGTAATAAAAGTGCTGCTAACCTCTTTGATTTAGCTTTATCTACATTTTTCCTTAACCGTACGAATGTATCTGGCATTATTATGGGCGGTGTGATTGGCGGTTACAAGCAAACTGGTAAATATAAAATGAACTGCCGATTTAATAAACCTGATTTAATAAAGCGAATCAAGCGTATTTCCGAATTCAAAAACGTTATTAGCATATTTAACAAAGACGCCATTGACTTCATCCATAATGAAGTTAATAACCTTGATACTAAAAACACGTTTGTTTTTATTGATCCCCCTTATTATGCCAAGGGACCCACTCTTTACTTAAATGCATTTGAGCACTCAGATCACCAGGATTTAGCTAATACGGTTCAAGCTACCATCAAGTGCCCGTATATCATTACTTATGACAACCATGAAGTCATCCACTCTATGTACAAGGAGTTAGATCCAGAAGAATTTTCTATTTATTACAGCGCTAATAAAAAAGGTAACGCTAAAGAAATACGAATGTTATCACAAAATTTGGCGCCGGTTTAA